In Penaeus monodon isolate SGIC_2016 chromosome 15, NSTDA_Pmon_1, whole genome shotgun sequence, a genomic segment contains:
- the LOC119582253 gene encoding surface protein-like — MVKLADLEEEVSYEVSVAAVNGAGEGEWTSSTVDLEAPEPQVPAVPVFSWSFQKEVEEDHKDKDGDGDVDEEDIRNQNMIIGDTDADGDVDEDDVLDTDNDGDIDEKDIQVADIDNDGDVDEDDVKAADRDGDGDVDIADIGDEDGDGDFDGDDVIAADEDGDGDIDAADEDEENVLLEDKNADGGERLRHVGDPTKGWRWRY; from the exons ATGGTCAAGCTCGCCGACTTAGAGGAGGAGGTCAGCTATGAGGTCAGCGTCGCTGCCGTGAACGGAGCCGGAGAAGGTGAATG GACATCTTCCACGGTTGACCTAGAAGCACCTGAGCCACAGGTGCCAGCTGTCCCTGTATTCAGCTGGTCATTCCAGAAGGAAGTTGAGGAGGACCACAAAGACAAAGACGGGGACGGCGATGTGGACGAGGAGGACATTCGAAATCAGAACATGATCATCGGCGATACCGATGCGGACGGTGATGTAGACGAGGACGACGTCTTGGATACAGATAATGATGGAGATATTGACGAAAAAGATATACAAGTCgctgatatcgataatgatgggGACGTCGACGAAGATGATGTGAAAGCTGCAGACAGGGACGGCGATGGAGATGTCGATATTGCTGACATTGGTGATGAGGACGGAGACGGCGATTTCGATGGAGACGACGTTATCGCTGCTGATGAGGACGGAGACGGTGACATCGACGCAGCAGATGAGGACGAGGAAAATGTCCTTTTGGAAGACAAAAATGCAGATGGGGGGGAACGTTTAAGACATGTTGGCGATCCAACAAAAGG ATGGCGATGGCGATATTGA
- the LOC119582255 gene encoding neuroglian-like, translating to MGSPRRSSPPWPTWLLVWFAAPLALAAVASLDIEVTVPPLIGPDLPEEEVLFTVNHDPEQEPDPLTLPCRADGLPAPSYSWLKDGKNLPPRSAGGPPVAPPEEQRVFLGRCFLEDVRGRRFVREHRGNLPRERPVAEPLGGLMPAAVPKENGNCSWVDSGQGAVKNVFRSNSFYTHVLFQNSDGGLRSLDSERITVDEEGTLWFSYVTREDASGDALYACAASSATSGQKLYLVKDEEGFLEVLEDPPEDDSVTVISLPTEYRMGNWVYLNVSYPEDDESTQPEASIAPVKQYLSPRQITVLEGEDVKLHCLYGGYPVPDIRWWRESRADVEDDQLEHFGKILVLQDVDREDTGSYYCQASNEAGESEAHQFTVYVEAAPEFIVEPEVVNLPEGETATLSCEAKGDPEPTITWTKNGQPMNTHETTLMFDRLSFADKTVIACNASNEHGYVYKSVYLNVLSLPPEWMTEPKDVYVLEGGSAELECEAFGSPDPEITWARRDGDEKTVIHDEDPRYEVNDHQLLINTVDDTTDGAYVCTATNKFASIESEAEVAMRSMTQVEVSIKDERVEAGDHVTLDCRVAIDPLLKSSVTWLKDNVEIDLKDDNFHLGQRAVDEKXXXXXXXXXKHKVEKWVLEIEEVHGHDSGVYTCRVHTDLDDVADDLILTVEDVPNPPSLTNVECNPRSAYLGWASTGDNNAKLQGFVIQYRTRLHPEWKDAKNQIPAAETSFTVSGLELT from the exons TGACGGTGCCGCCGCTCATTGGCCCTGACCTCCCCGAGGAAGAAGTCCTATTCACGGTGAACCACGACCCGGAGCAGGAGCCGGATCCCCTCACGCTGCCCTGCCGCGCCGATGGACTTCCCGCTCCCAG CTATTCGTGGCTGAAGGACGGCA AAAATCTCCCACCTCGAAGTGCCGGCGGCCCACCGGTGGCCCCA CCCGAAGAGCAGCGCGTGTTTCTAGGGCGCTGCTTCCTCGAGGATGTTCGCGGGCGTCGCTTCGTGAGGGAGCACCGAGGGAACCTCCCGAGGGAGCGGCCAGTGGCGGAACCACTAGGGGGTCTCATGCCGGCCGCCGTGCCTAAAGAGAATGGGAACTGCAGCTGGGTCGACTCAGGCCAAGGGGCGG TGAAAAATGTCTTCAGGAGTAACAGCTTTTATACCCACGTCCTCTTCCAGAACTCCGACGGAGGACTTCGCAGCCTGGACTCTGAGCGAATCACGGTGGACGAGGAGGGAACCCTCTGGTTCAGCTATGTGACGCGCGAGGACGCGTCCGGGGACGCCTTGTACGCTTGCGCCGCCTCCTCCGCCACCAG TGGTCAGAAGCTGTACCTTGTGAAAGACGAGGAAGGCTTCCTTGAGGTGCTCGAAGACCCTCCTGAGGACGATTCCGTAACGGTCATCAGTCTGCC GACTGAGTACCGCATGGGTAACTGGGTGTACTTGAACGTGAGTTACCCCGAGGATGACGAGTCGACGCAGCCCGAGGCCAGCATCGCGCCCGTCAAGCAGTACCTGAGTCCCCGTCAGATCACGGTGCTCGAGGGGGAGGACGTCAAACTGCACTGCCTCTACGGCGGATA TCCCGTCCCAGACATCCGTTGGTGGAGGGAGAGCAGAGCCGACGTGGAGGACGATCAGTTGGAGCACTTCGGAAAGATTCTTGTGCTTCAGGACGTGGACCGCGAGGACACGGGCTCTTACTACTGCCAGGCCTCCAACGAGGCGGGCGAGAGTGAGGCGCACCAGTTCACCGTCTACGTTGAAG CTGCCCCTGAGTTCATAGTGGAGCCAGAGGTGGTGAACCTGCCTGAGGGCGAGACAGCGACGCTGAGCTGCGAGGCGAAGGGTGACCCAGAGCCAACCATCACCTGGACCAAGAATGGGCAGCCCATGAACACCCACGAGACCACG CTGATGTTCGACCGCCTGAGCTTCGCCGATAAGACCGTCATCGCCTGCAACGCCTCCAATGAACATGGCTACGTTTACAAGAGCGTTTACCTCAACGTTTTGT CCCTCCCGCCCGAGTGGATGACGGAGCCGAAGGATGTTTACGTTCTCGAGGGCGGCTCGGCCGAGCTCGAGTGCGAGGCCTTCGGCTCGCCCGACCCCGAGATCACTTGGGCGCGGCGCGATGGCGACGAGAAGACGGTCATCCACGACGAGGACCCGCGCTACGAGGTCAACGACCACCAGCTCCTGATCAA CACTGTTGATGACACAACCGACGGAGCCTACGTGTGCACGGCCACCAACAAGTTTGCGTCCATCGAATCGGAGGCCGAGGTCGCCATGCGAA GTATGACGCAGGTGGAAGTGAGTATCAAGGATGAGCGAGTTGAGGCGGGAGATCACGTGACCCTGGACTGCCGGGTGGCCATCGACCCGCTGCTTAAGTCGTCCGTCACTTGGCTCAAGGATAACGTGGAGATTGATCTCAAGGATGACAATTTCCACTTGGGACAAAGGG CCGTTGATGAGAAGNNNNNNNNNNNNNNNNNNNNNNNNNNGAAGCACAAGGTAGAGAAGTGGGTGCTGGAGATCGAGGAGGTCCACGGCCACGACTCGGGCGTGTACACGTGCAGGGTGCATACTGACCTCGATGACGTCGCAGATGACCTCATTCTGACGGTAGAAG ACGTCCCGAACCCCCCGAGCCTGACCAACGTGGAGTGCAACCCCCGGAGCGCCTACCTGGGCTGGGCCTCGACAGGCGATAACAACGCGAAGCTTCAGGGCTTCGTAATTCAGTACAGGACGCGGCTTCACCCGGAGTGGAAGGACGCCAAGAACCAGATTCCGGCCGCGGAAACCTCTTTCACTGTGAGTGGCTTGGAACTTACTTGA